A window from Musa acuminata AAA Group cultivar baxijiao chromosome BXJ3-10, Cavendish_Baxijiao_AAA, whole genome shotgun sequence encodes these proteins:
- the LOC135651161 gene encoding cytochrome P450 78A6-like, with translation MGSKADNGWFVLLSVAAKCGELSTDPAHLLSLAVVVAVCWLATLLLHWASPGGPAWGRYWWSRRRLWGFGHVIPGPRGLPVVGSMDLMSGLAHRKLAAAADAVPGSRRLMALSLCDTRAVVTCDPDVARDILNSPDFADRPANETAYGLLFDRSIGFAPYGAYWRALRRIAVTHLFSAKQISAFASHRAEIAAQMVRALDDLVSRPVQVRNIVKQASLNHVMWFAFGKQYAIEQDTEEMRELRSMVEEGYELLGKLNWSDHLPMLAGLDLQRIRHRCSALVRRVDRFVTGIIEEHRARRARDPEAAPRDYVDVLLSLQGADRLSDPDIIAVLWEMIFRGTDTVAVLVEWVLARLVMHKDVQARVHEELDAVVGRDRAVTGTDESGPLLYLQGVIKETLRMHPPGPLMSWARMATSDAIVGGALVPAGTTAMVNMWAISHDPAVWPDPLRFDPGRFLGPDGHAVELPVMGSDLRLAPFGAGRRSCPGKGLAMAAVELWVAALAHEFEWLPASDDVAAGGVDLSEVLRLSCEMAAPLTVRLRRRGPA, from the exons ATGGGATCCAAGGCAGACAACGGGTGGTTCGTGTTGCTTTCCGTAGCCGCCAAATGCGGTGAGCTCTCGACCGACCCCGCCCATCTTCTCTCTCTCGCTGTCGTCGTTGCGGTCTGCTGGCTCGCCACTCTCCTGCTGCACTGGGCCTCCCCCGGTGGCCCCGCGTGGGGGAGGTACTGGTGGAGCAGGCGGCGGCTGTGGGGCTTCGGCCATGTCATCCCGGGTCCCCGGGGACTCCCCGTCGTCGGGAGCATGGACCTGATGTCTGGCCTCGCCCACCGGAAGCTCGCGGCCGCCGCTGACGCCGTCCCTGGCTCCAGGAGGCTTATGGCGCTCAGCCTCTGCGACACCCGAGCGGTCGTCACCTGCGACCCGGACGTAGCCAGGGACATCCTCAACAGCCCCGACTTCGCCGACCGGCCGGCCAACGAGACGGCCTACGGGCTTCTGTTTGACCGCTCCATCGGTTTCGCCCCCTACGGCGCCTACTGGCGCGCCCTGCGGAGGATCGCAGTCACGCACCTCTTCTCCGCCAAGCAGATATCCGCCTTCGCCAGCCACCGAGCTGAGATCGCCGCTCAGATGGTACGTGCCCTCGACGACCTCGTCTCTCGGCCTGTCCAAGTACGGAACATCGTGAAACAGGCATCCCTCAACCACGTCATGTGGTTCGCCTTCGGGAAGCAGTACGCGATCGAGCAGGACACCGAGGAGATGAGGGAGCTGAGAAGCATGGTAGAAGAAGGCTACGAGCTCCTGGGCAAGCTCAACTGGTCGGACCACCTGCCAATGCTCGCCGGCCTGGACCTGCAGCGAATCCGGCATCGCTGCTCCGCCCTCGTCCGCCGGGTCGACCGGTTCGTCACCGGCATCATCGAGGAACACCGAGCACGGCGGGCGCGCGACCCGGAGGCGGCTCCGCGGGACTATGTCGATGTTCTGCTGTCCTTGCAGGGCGCCGATAGGTTATCCGATCCCGACATAATCGCCGTCCTTTGG GAGATGATATTTCGTGGTACGGACACCGTCGCGGTGCTGGTGGAGTGGGTGCTCGCGAGGCTAGTGATGCACAAGGACGTGCAGGCGAGGGTGCACGAGGAGCTGGACGCCGTCGTGGGCAGAGACCGGGCGGTGACGGGAACCGACGAGTCGGGGCCACTGCTGTACCTGCAGGGGGTTATCAAGGAGACGCTGCGGATGCACCCGCCGGGCCCGCTGATGTCGTGGGCCCGCATGGCCACATCGGACGCGATCGTCGGCGGGGCCCTCGTGCCCGCGGGCACCACCGCGATGGTGAACATGTGGGCCATCTCCCACGACCCCGCGGTCTGGCCGGATCCGCTCCGGTTCGATCCGGGCCGGTTCCTGGGGCCAGACGGGCACGCGGTCGAGCTGCCGGTGATGGGGTCGGACCTGCGGCTGGCGCCGTTCGGGGCCGGGCGGCGGAGCTGCCCTGGGAAGGGACTGGCCATGGCGGCCGTCGAGCTCTGGGTGGCGGCGCTGGCGCACGAGTTCGAGTGGCTGCCGGCGTCCGACGACGTGGCGGCTGGTGGAGTCGACCTCTCGGAGGTGCTGCGACTGTCCTGCGAGATGGCGGCGCCATTGACCGTAAGGCTGCGGCGGCGGGGGCCCGCTTGA
- the LOC104000572 gene encoding E3 ubiquitin-protein ligase At1g12760-like, translated as MLLLRNLSDRRCVSDSIRRAGSRRVMMEPWLLVWEAFTEQLEERQSDWAYSRTVVFLDTLLNLAFVAAAAGVLVLSRDEAPSMPLRLWIGGYALQCVLFIVCVCVRFQRRHLQRDVEERSSHDRGGLGPSSPSDVVEARGCNADQAQNEEARSVAKDLEFASNMFSCIWWFVGFYCVSAGGQALIRDAPQLYWLCIVFLAFDCIGISIAVCCCVCIINIVYVVTDQQGGASDEDIRQLPTYKFRRIDNSEILFNEVQRSKGGMMIECGSDEPIEHVLSAEDAVCCICLFAYKDGVELRVPPCRHHFHCACIDKWLYINATCPLCKYNIV; from the exons ATGCTGCTGCTTCGAAATCTCTCTGACCGACGCTGCGTCTCGGATTCCATCCGCCGGGCCGGCAGCCGGCGCGTGATGATGGAGCCGTGGTTGCTGGTTTGGGAGGCTTTCACGGAGCAGCTGGAGGAGCGGCAGAGCGACTGGGCCTACTCGAGGACCGTCGTGTTCCTCGACACCCTGTTGAACTTGGCGTTCGTGGCGGCGGCGGCCGGGGTCCTCGTCCTGAGCCGGGACGAGGCTCCGTCGATGCCGCTGAGGCTGTGGATTGGAGGGTATGCCCTTCAGTGCGTGCTCTTCATTGTGTGCGTCTGCGTTCGGTTCCAGCGGAGGCATCTGCAGAGGGACGTGGAGGAGCGGAGCAGCCACGATCGGGGGGGTTTGGGCCCTAGTTCTCCAAGCGATGTGGTGGAAGCCAGGGGTTGCAATGCTGATCAGGCTCAGAACGAGGAGGCGAGGAG TGTTGCCAAGGATCTGGAGTTTGCAAGCAATATGTTCTCATGCATATGGTGGTTCGTTGGTTTTTACTGTGTATCCGCTGGAGGCCAAGCCTTGATACGTGATGCACCACAGCTATACTG GCTTTGCATAGTTTTCCTAGCATTTGATTGCATTGGCATTAGCATTGCTGTTTGCTGTTGCGTATGTATCATCAACATTGTTTATGTTGTCACAGATCAG CAAGGAGGTGCATCTGATGAAGATATCCGCCAGCTTCCCACGTACAAATTCCGAAGGATTGACAATTCTGAGATACTTTTCAATGAAGTACAAAGATCAAAAGGTGGGATGATGATCGAGTGTGGCAGTGACGAACCAATTGAGCATGTTCTATCAGCAGAGGATGCT GTGTGCTGCATCTGCCTCTTTGCTTACAAGGATGGGGTAGAGCTGCGGGTGCCTCCTTGCCGCCACCATTTCCACTGTGCTTGCATAGATAAATGGCTCTACATCAATGCCACTTGCCCCTTATGCAAGTACAACATTGTATAG
- the LOC135582285 gene encoding plant UBX domain-containing protein 8-like isoform X1: protein MARFSRDAIDTFMSITGAPEAVALQKLEERGGDLNEAINAHFSEVDRVNTNQGSVPPREDLMQTDDAFDSGPLRPSFPLLSATRDVNPFSLLDSKFGLFSSLFDGGGASSFPRHGPRVSHPREVREIPIDFKDDNRGSGPSGVGPRIEEVTGNETAHGHEIHGTVIIDDEDDDGIQPTHGGHGVKSSADTSLGQCAGPSVSPLADMTDYSNEIEEEMIKAAIEASKREAQQHDIHDHPKSPATDDTDLARAVSLSLKTAEQERVLRQQGVYVGENPSIMEVDDAEKDAAFNGRHGFVSADTGTSSQVKSEEENPFVLEESEDIEEQPLVRHRSRHLTPANVDSADSGQVSYSASGPPQPIDRHPQHNGHVFENDEWGGISSEEHDEAVMLEAAMFGGIPDGTSYRFGYPPRQMPRPPSPTLTAQRLLREQQDDEYLAALQADREKELKAQQEAQLRHLEETAAREAALQKQKHEEEENQKKQLEEEELELKLAAKQSLLPQEPSLDDGNAVTLLVRMPDGSRRGRRFLKSDKLQLLFDYIDVGKVVKPGSYRLVRPYPRRAFTEEETQLSLSELGLTSKQEALFLELI, encoded by the exons ATGGCGAGGTTCTCGCGGGATGCGATCGACACCTTCATGAGCATCACCGGCGCCCCCGAGGCCGTCGCGCTGCAGAAGCTCGAG GAACGTGGTGGGGACCTGAATGAAGCTATTAATGCTCACTTTAGCGAAGTAGATAGGGTTAA CACAAATCAAGGGTCTGTCCCTCCTCGTGAAGATTTGATGCAGACAGATGACGCTTTTGACAGTGGGCCTCTAAGGCCTTCTTTTCCATTATTATCTGCTACTCGAGATGTGAACCCATTTTCTCTGCTTGATTCAAAATTTGGCCTTTTTTCAAGCCTTTTTGATGGTGGAGGTGCTTCCAGTTTTCCTAGACATGGTCCACGTGTTTCTCACCCAAGGGAGGTAAGGGAAATTCCCATTGATTTCAAGGATGACAACAGAGGAAGTGGACCTTCTGGTGTAGGACCTAGAATTGAGGAGGTCACTGGAAATGAAACTGCACATGGTCATGAGATTCATGGCACTGTCATCattgatgatgaagatgatgatggcaTTCAACCTACTCATGGTGGTCATGGTGTTAAATCCTCTGCTGACACCTCTCTTGGTCAGTGTGCTGGACCAAGTGTTTCCCCGTTGGCTGATATGACTGATTATAGCAATGAGATAGAAGAGGAAATGATCAAAGCTGCTATTGAAGCTTCCAAGCGAGAAGCTCAGCAACAT GATATTCATGATCACCCAAAGTCGCCTGCAACTGATGATACTGATCTTGCACGAGCCGTTTCATTGTCCTTGAAG ACAGCAGAACAAGAGAGAGTGCTACGTCAACAGGGTGTGTATGTTGGAGAGAATCCATCTATTATGGAAGTAGATGATGCAGAAAAAGATGCTGCATTTAATGGAAG GCATGGATTTGTTTCAGCTGACACTGGAACCTCAAGTCAAGTGAAATCAGAGGAGGAAAATCCATTTGTTTTGGAAGAAAGTGAAGACATAGAGGAACAACCTTTAGTGAGACACCGTTCCAGGCATTTAACTCCTGCTAATGTAGATTCTGCAGACTCTGGACAAGTCAGCTATAGTGCTTCAGGTCCTCCACAGCCTATAGATAGGCACCCTCAGCATAATGGACATGTTTTTGAGAATGACGAG TGGGGTGGGATATCTTCCGAGGAGCATGATGAAGCTGTCATGCTTGAGGCTGCAATGTTCGGTGGTATTCCTGATGGAACATCATATCGTTTTGGATATCCACCTCGTCAAATGCCTCGTCCACCATCCCCTACACTTACAGCACAGCGCTTGTTAAGAGAGCAACAG GATGATGAGTATCTTGCAGCACTGCAAgctgatagagaaaaagaattgaagGCCCAGCAGGAGGCTCAACTTCGCCATTTGGAAGAGACTGCTGCCAGGGAAGCTGCTCTTCAGAAGCAGAAGCATGAAGAGGAGGAAAATCAAAAGAAACAGCTTGAGGAAGAG GAACTTGAGTTGAAGCTTGCTGCAAAGCAATCATTATTACCACAGGAGCCTTCTTTAGATGATGGAAATGCTGTGACTCTTCTCGTGCGTATGCCTGATGGAAGTAGGCGTGGACGTCGCTTTCTGAAATCTGACAAACTTCAG TTGCTTTTTGATTACATTGACGTTGGAAAGGTGGTTAAGCCCGGCTCCTACAGATTG GTGAGGCCATATCCTCGTCGTGCTTTCACCGAAGAAGAAACCCAACTATCCTTGAGCGAACTGGGCCTGACGAGCAAGCAAGAGGCACTGTTTCTAGAGTTgatttag
- the LOC135582285 gene encoding plant UBX domain-containing protein 8-like isoform X2, which yields MQTDDAFDSGPLRPSFPLLSATRDVNPFSLLDSKFGLFSSLFDGGGASSFPRHGPRVSHPREVREIPIDFKDDNRGSGPSGVGPRIEEVTGNETAHGHEIHGTVIIDDEDDDGIQPTHGGHGVKSSADTSLGQCAGPSVSPLADMTDYSNEIEEEMIKAAIEASKREAQQHDIHDHPKSPATDDTDLARAVSLSLKTAEQERVLRQQGVYVGENPSIMEVDDAEKDAAFNGRHGFVSADTGTSSQVKSEEENPFVLEESEDIEEQPLVRHRSRHLTPANVDSADSGQVSYSASGPPQPIDRHPQHNGHVFENDEWGGISSEEHDEAVMLEAAMFGGIPDGTSYRFGYPPRQMPRPPSPTLTAQRLLREQQDDEYLAALQADREKELKAQQEAQLRHLEETAAREAALQKQKHEEEENQKKQLEEEELELKLAAKQSLLPQEPSLDDGNAVTLLVRMPDGSRRGRRFLKSDKLQLLFDYIDVGKVVKPGSYRLVRPYPRRAFTEEETQLSLSELGLTSKQEALFLELI from the exons ATGCAGACAGATGACGCTTTTGACAGTGGGCCTCTAAGGCCTTCTTTTCCATTATTATCTGCTACTCGAGATGTGAACCCATTTTCTCTGCTTGATTCAAAATTTGGCCTTTTTTCAAGCCTTTTTGATGGTGGAGGTGCTTCCAGTTTTCCTAGACATGGTCCACGTGTTTCTCACCCAAGGGAGGTAAGGGAAATTCCCATTGATTTCAAGGATGACAACAGAGGAAGTGGACCTTCTGGTGTAGGACCTAGAATTGAGGAGGTCACTGGAAATGAAACTGCACATGGTCATGAGATTCATGGCACTGTCATCattgatgatgaagatgatgatggcaTTCAACCTACTCATGGTGGTCATGGTGTTAAATCCTCTGCTGACACCTCTCTTGGTCAGTGTGCTGGACCAAGTGTTTCCCCGTTGGCTGATATGACTGATTATAGCAATGAGATAGAAGAGGAAATGATCAAAGCTGCTATTGAAGCTTCCAAGCGAGAAGCTCAGCAACAT GATATTCATGATCACCCAAAGTCGCCTGCAACTGATGATACTGATCTTGCACGAGCCGTTTCATTGTCCTTGAAG ACAGCAGAACAAGAGAGAGTGCTACGTCAACAGGGTGTGTATGTTGGAGAGAATCCATCTATTATGGAAGTAGATGATGCAGAAAAAGATGCTGCATTTAATGGAAG GCATGGATTTGTTTCAGCTGACACTGGAACCTCAAGTCAAGTGAAATCAGAGGAGGAAAATCCATTTGTTTTGGAAGAAAGTGAAGACATAGAGGAACAACCTTTAGTGAGACACCGTTCCAGGCATTTAACTCCTGCTAATGTAGATTCTGCAGACTCTGGACAAGTCAGCTATAGTGCTTCAGGTCCTCCACAGCCTATAGATAGGCACCCTCAGCATAATGGACATGTTTTTGAGAATGACGAG TGGGGTGGGATATCTTCCGAGGAGCATGATGAAGCTGTCATGCTTGAGGCTGCAATGTTCGGTGGTATTCCTGATGGAACATCATATCGTTTTGGATATCCACCTCGTCAAATGCCTCGTCCACCATCCCCTACACTTACAGCACAGCGCTTGTTAAGAGAGCAACAG GATGATGAGTATCTTGCAGCACTGCAAgctgatagagaaaaagaattgaagGCCCAGCAGGAGGCTCAACTTCGCCATTTGGAAGAGACTGCTGCCAGGGAAGCTGCTCTTCAGAAGCAGAAGCATGAAGAGGAGGAAAATCAAAAGAAACAGCTTGAGGAAGAG GAACTTGAGTTGAAGCTTGCTGCAAAGCAATCATTATTACCACAGGAGCCTTCTTTAGATGATGGAAATGCTGTGACTCTTCTCGTGCGTATGCCTGATGGAAGTAGGCGTGGACGTCGCTTTCTGAAATCTGACAAACTTCAG TTGCTTTTTGATTACATTGACGTTGGAAAGGTGGTTAAGCCCGGCTCCTACAGATTG GTGAGGCCATATCCTCGTCGTGCTTTCACCGAAGAAGAAACCCAACTATCCTTGAGCGAACTGGGCCTGACGAGCAAGCAAGAGGCACTGTTTCTAGAGTTgatttag
- the LOC104000454 gene encoding putative transferase At4g12130, mitochondrial, which yields MSSFRFGSRFRTAFSSSFLRSVHSQTSPGRRLDDAGPLACRLESRSVLRFRGPDTVKFLQGLLTNDIRPLAARTPPTDSRVSQASYLPTPNLTYRSPPPIYAALLTPQGRFLYDLFLYRPPRPDEKLDGRTGSGSGSADSEEPFTLLADVDTAVVDDLLDCFKKYCLRSKVGIDNVDKEFSCWQRFGSNLSSNSASAEEPEAASVGWGGVGYAGIAAAQGNDLSWQWFKDPRLNCLGFRGIFPANATPPLVEADKEASEWHYLQWRLEKGVPEGSTEIPKGEAVPLEYNLVGLNAISFDKGCYVGQELVARTHHRGVIRKRLLPLKFVNDNGEDLQQAVSPNSDIVNYASDKKVGTVTTALGCRGMGLVRLEEVLKQSPNLRIEGQDEVRIKAMIPDWWPAEWTQVQDQQQSAAAA from the exons atgtCTTCTTTCCGTTTCGGATCGCGTTTCCGCACCGCCTTCTCCAGCTCCTTCCTCCGAAGCGTCCACTCTCAGACCTCGCCGGGGCGTCGCCTGGACGATGCGGGGCCCCTGGCCTGCCGCCTCGAGTCCCGCTCCGTGCTCCGATTCCGCGGCCCCGACACGGTCAAGTTCCTCCAGGGCCTACTCACCAACGACATCCGCCCCCTTGCGGCCCGCACCCCTCCCACTGACAGCCGCGTCTCTCAGGCCTCCTACCTCCCCACGCCTAATCTCACTTACCGTTCCCCGCCGCCGATATACGCTGCCCTGCTCACCCCCCAAGGAAGGTTCTTGTACGACCTTTTCCTGTACCGCCCCCCTCGGCCCGACGAGAAGCTCGATGGGCGGACTGGGTCGGGGTCCGGCTCGGCCGACTCTGAGGAGCCCTTCACTTTGCTCGCCGATGTCGACACCGCCGTCGTGGATGATCTTCTTGATTGCTTCAAGAA GTATTGTTTGAGATCAAAGGTTGGGATAGACAACGTGGACAAGGAATTCTCCTGCTGGCAACGATTTGGCAGCAACCTTTCTAGTAATTCAGCATCAGCTGAAGAACCTGAGGCTGCATCGGTTGGTTGGGGAGGAGTTGGTTATGCTGGTATAGCTGCTGCACAAGGAAATGATCTTAGTTGGCAATGGTTCAAGGATCCTAGATTGAATTGCCTAGGATTTAGAGGAATCTTCCCCGCTAATGCAACTC CACCCTTAGTGGAGGCTGATAAGGAAGCTAGTGAATGGCACTACCTACAGTGGAGATTAGAGAAAGGAGTTCCAGAAGGTTCCACTGAGATTCCAAAAG GTGAGGCAGTTCCTCTTGAATACAATCTTGTGGGGTTGAATGCCATCTCCTTCGATAAAGGATGCTATGTAGGTCAGGAGCTTGTTGCTCGGACACATCATCGAGGTGTCATCCGCAAGCGGTTGCTTCCACTGAAGTTTGTAAACGACAACGGAGAAG ACCTACAGCAAGCAGTATCGCCCAATTCAGACATAGTAAATTATGCTTCCGATAAAAAGGTCGGGACTGTGACAACAGCTCTCGGATGCCGTGGTATGGGACTGGTGAGACTGGAAGAGGTCCTCAAGCAGTCACCAAACCTACGCATCGAGGGACAGGATGAAGTGAGAATCAAGGCCATGATACCGGATTGGTGGCCAGCAGAATGGACACAAGTGCAAGATCAACAACAAAGTGCTGCTGCTGCTTAG
- the LOC104000456 gene encoding uncharacterized protein LOC104000456, with protein MVKLYVKTVPPTDLNKNTEWFMYPGVWTTYILILFFCWLLVLSVVGCTPGMAWTAVNLLHFAVTYYFFHWKKGTPFAEDQGIYNNLTWWEQMDDGRQLTRNRKFLIVVPVVLYLIASHTTDYRHPMLFLNTLAVAILVIAKFPNMHKVRIFGING; from the exons ATGGTGAAGCTCTACGTGAAGACGGTGCCGCCCACGGATCTGAACAAAAACACCGAATGGTTCATGTACCCCGGCGTCTGGACCACCTACatactcatcctcttcttctGCTGGCTCCTCGTGCTCTCCGTCGTCGGCTGCACCCCCGGCATGGCATGGACCGCTGTCAATCTCTTGCACTTTGCG GTTACCTATTACTTCTTCCATTGGAAAAAGGGCACTCCCTTTGCTGAAGACCAAGGTATCTATAACAACTTGACCTGGTGGGAGCAGATGGATGATGGCAGGCAACTAACCCGTAACAGGAAATTCTTGATTGTTGTACCTGTTGTCCT GTATCTGATAGCCTCGCACACAACGGACTACCGACATCCAATGCTGTTCCTGAATACACTTGCGGTAGCCATACTGGTAATTGCCAAGTTCCCAAACATGCACAAGGTCCGCATATTTGGGATCAATGGATGA